One genomic region from Caldibacillus debilis DSM 16016 encodes:
- a CDS encoding NADPH-dependent FMN reductase, with the protein MKLLGISGSLIGEKLPGMMREVLNHVQKNDPGISIELMDLRDYAVEFVDGRPFSQYNRDTRTAVGKIKEADLFIIGSPVYQASISGALKNLFDHLPPNVFEGKIVGLVMTGGTEKHYLVLEHHLRPIVTFLKGTVPPKTLFFHQDDDIYEDRIQRRIEEFVKELLHFQAKWGPGKN; encoded by the coding sequence ATGAAATTGTTGGGCATATCAGGTTCCTTGATCGGGGAAAAATTGCCGGGCATGATGCGGGAAGTATTGAACCATGTGCAAAAAAACGATCCCGGCATTTCGATAGAGCTGATGGATTTAAGGGATTATGCGGTGGAATTCGTCGACGGCAGGCCGTTTTCCCAATATAACCGGGATACGCGGACGGCGGTCGGCAAAATCAAAGAAGCGGACCTTTTCATCATCGGGTCCCCGGTGTATCAAGCGTCGATCTCCGGCGCCTTGAAAAATTTGTTCGACCATCTGCCGCCCAATGTTTTTGAGGGAAAAATCGTCGGGCTGGTCATGACCGGGGGGACGGAAAAGCATTATTTGGTCCTGGAGCATCATTTGCGTCCGATTGTCACCTTCTTGAAAGGAACGGTGCCGCCGAAGACTCTGTTCTTTCATCAGGATGACGACATTTATGAAGACAGGATCCAAAGGCGGATCGAGGAATTTGTCAAAGAACTTTTGCATTTTCAGGCGAAATGGGGCCCGGGGAAGAATTAA
- a CDS encoding DedA family protein, protein MENWITQVMEQYGYLGVFLLICLENLFPPIPSEVILTFGGFMTAVSQLSFFGVLISATLGSLAGAVLLYGIGLLLEVNRLENFVDRYEKILRISKTDLRRAGRWFEKYGYWTVFFCRMVPVLRSVISIPAGMTKMHFGLFLLFTTVGTLIWNALLVGLGAKLGENWERIVHYMDIYSNFVYAVIIIAAVLFLIYLFRRKRR, encoded by the coding sequence ATGGAGAATTGGATCACTCAGGTCATGGAGCAGTACGGGTACCTCGGAGTTTTCCTCTTGATCTGCCTTGAAAATCTTTTTCCGCCCATCCCCTCGGAAGTGATACTGACCTTCGGCGGATTTATGACGGCCGTATCGCAATTATCCTTTTTCGGAGTCCTCATCTCCGCCACCTTGGGCTCCCTCGCGGGCGCCGTCCTGTTATACGGCATCGGTTTGCTTTTGGAAGTGAACCGGCTGGAAAATTTTGTGGACCGCTACGAAAAAATTCTCCGCATTTCCAAGACGGATTTGCGCAGGGCGGGCCGCTGGTTCGAAAAATACGGCTATTGGACCGTATTCTTTTGCCGGATGGTGCCGGTATTGCGAAGCGTGATCTCGATACCCGCCGGAATGACGAAGATGCATTTCGGGCTGTTTTTGCTTTTTACAACGGTCGGCACGCTCATCTGGAACGCCCTGTTGGTCGGATTGGGCGCAAAGCTGGGCGAAAATTGGGAACGGATCGTCCATTATATGGATATTTACTCCAACTTCGTTTATGCGGTCATCATCATCGCCGCCGTCCTTTTCCTTATTTATCTTTTCCGCAGGAAAAGGCGGTGA
- a CDS encoding undecaprenyl-diphosphate phosphatase, which translates to MDFWTLLKAVILGLVEGVTEFAPISSTGHMIIVDDMWLKSEKFLTPYVANTFKVVIQLGSILAVVILFKDRFLELLSLKRDSYRIGEFPSRRLKLSHVLVGLLPAGVLGVLFEDIIDQYLFKTEYVLISLVAGAFLMMAADWRSKRNPGRQSVDEISYRQAFIIGLFQCLSLWPGFSRSGATISGGVFLGLSHRAAADFAFIMAVPIMAGASFLSLLKNWQYFRPEVWPFFAAGFISAFVFAFLSIRFFLRLIDKIKLFPFAIYRILLAALILCFLWLNR; encoded by the coding sequence ATGGATTTTTGGACATTGTTGAAAGCGGTCATTCTCGGGCTGGTTGAAGGGGTGACGGAGTTCGCCCCCATTTCGTCGACGGGGCATATGATCATCGTCGATGATATGTGGTTAAAATCGGAAAAATTTTTAACCCCCTATGTGGCCAATACGTTCAAAGTGGTGATCCAGCTCGGATCCATTCTGGCGGTCGTCATCCTGTTCAAAGACCGCTTCCTTGAATTATTGTCGTTGAAAAGGGACAGCTACCGGATCGGGGAATTCCCGAGTCGGCGCTTAAAACTTTCCCACGTCCTCGTCGGGCTGCTTCCCGCGGGGGTATTGGGCGTATTGTTCGAAGACATCATCGATCAATATCTGTTTAAAACGGAATATGTTTTGATCAGTTTGGTCGCCGGCGCTTTCCTCATGATGGCGGCGGATTGGCGCAGCAAAAGGAACCCGGGCCGCCAATCCGTCGACGAGATCTCCTATAGGCAGGCCTTTATCATCGGCCTGTTCCAATGCCTTTCCTTATGGCCGGGCTTTTCCCGGTCGGGAGCGACGATTTCCGGCGGGGTTTTCCTCGGGCTGAGCCACCGGGCCGCGGCGGATTTTGCCTTTATTATGGCCGTTCCCATCATGGCCGGGGCCAGTTTCCTTTCCCTCTTAAAAAACTGGCAGTATTTCCGTCCGGAGGTCTGGCCCTTTTTTGCGGCGGGTTTCATCAGCGCCTTTGTTTTCGCTTTTCTTTCCATACGGTTCTTTTTGCGCTTGATCGATAAAATCAAATTGTTCCCCTTCGCCATTTACCGGATCCTTTTGGCGGCCCTCATCCTTTGTTTTCTTTGGCTGAACCGGTAA
- a CDS encoding BsuPI-related putative proteinase inhibitor has product MKKFRLPIVLAAGLLLASAAAIFALPKWDSRNERMEEKVEEEKRPFVKKLNIRRPDGMPNPFLPFQKDFKPEHLESAVQTAEENGRIRLDISVQNISLAPVRLQFPTSQRYDFLIFGEKGEPLYRWSEGKAFLQVINEVELEAGGRLSFTAYWDGKRKNGKKAEKGKYLVKVIITAKAKTSEGKTVDSRELSATGRFSLP; this is encoded by the coding sequence GTGAAAAAGTTCCGTCTCCCCATCGTTTTGGCAGCCGGATTGCTGCTTGCTTCCGCTGCCGCGATTTTCGCCTTGCCCAAGTGGGATTCCCGTAATGAAAGGATGGAAGAAAAGGTGGAGGAAGAAAAACGCCCGTTTGTGAAAAAACTGAATATCCGCCGTCCGGACGGGATGCCGAATCCGTTTTTGCCTTTTCAAAAGGATTTTAAACCGGAACATCTGGAAAGTGCGGTTCAAACCGCCGAAGAAAACGGGCGGATCAGGCTGGATATTTCCGTTCAAAACATTTCGCTGGCTCCTGTCCGCTTGCAATTTCCCACGAGCCAGCGGTACGATTTCCTCATTTTCGGCGAAAAGGGGGAACCCCTCTACCGTTGGTCGGAAGGAAAGGCGTTCCTGCAAGTGATCAACGAGGTGGAATTGGAAGCGGGCGGCCGTTTATCCTTTACCGCTTATTGGGACGGGAAAAGGAAAAATGGAAAGAAGGCGGAGAAGGGAAAATATTTGGTGAAAGTCATCATCACCGCCAAGGCGAAAACGTCCGAAGGGAAGACGGTGGACAGCCGGGAGTTGTCGGCAACGGGCCGATTTTCCCTGCCTTGA